The uncultured Fibrobacter sp. genome includes a window with the following:
- a CDS encoding STAS domain-containing protein — translation MQINKTIENDKLTVALEGRLDTLTAPQLDAEIQGKLDGVKTLVFDFKNLDYISSAGLRILLMAQKVMNKQGSMVVKNASSEIKEIFEVTGFCDILTVE, via the coding sequence ATGCAGATCAACAAGACAATCGAAAACGATAAATTGACCGTCGCACTCGAAGGTCGCTTGGATACTCTGACCGCCCCGCAGCTCGATGCCGAAATCCAGGGCAAGCTCGACGGCGTAAAGACGTTGGTGTTTGATTTCAAGAATCTTGACTACATCTCTTCTGCAGGCCTGCGCATTCTGCTGATGGCCCAGAAGGTCATGAACAAGCAAGGTTCCATGGTCGTCAAGAACGCAAGCTCCGAAATCAAGGAAATTTTCGAAGTGACCGGTTTCTGCGACATTCTGACTGTCGAATAG